The region TTGGCGATGAGTGGGACGCCTCCTCCGGCTCCTATACGCTCGACGGCGAGCTTCTGGAGATGGGAGATTCGAAGTCGCTCGAGGTTGGTTTTGAGTACCGTTCGATCGCGGGCGAGGACGTCCACTCCCGCTCGGCCCCATGGGTGGCCCTGCCTCCGCAGACGCTGACCCATCCGGGCAGATTTTCTGCCAGCCTGAACGGCCTCCCCACCTCCGGACGCTATGAGTTTAGGGCGGTCGTGCGGCATCCCCTGCTCTCGCTCTACGGAGCAGAAAAGGTCGTGCGGAAAGCACACTGAAGTGAAGGAGTACCCTCCAGGAGCCGATAGAGGAGCATAGCTGCAAATTTGTCCCGGGAGTGGAGACAAGCTATGTCTGGGGTTCGCAATTCCATCCAGCGCAGGCACCCGGAAGTATCCGGTTCTGCATCTTTCGTGCTAGTGGCAGGGGAGCATATCGATCCCTATAGTCAGAAGAGAGTCTTGAAAAGGCTCACCTCCTCTGACTACGGTTTTGCCTTGAACAAGATTCCCAGTGTCGCCAGTTGCGTTGTTTGCGGAGTGGAATCAACTATGGGCGAAACATCCGCTTCCTTTCAGAAGGGCAGCTCGGAGTCCGAGGAATCAATCTCCCTCTCCCAGGTTCTTTCAGCGCTCTCGTTTGCCATCGAGCTGACAGACGGCGCCATGCACGGCCATTCCCTCCGCAGCTGTCTGCTGGGAATGCGAATCGCGACCGAGGCCGGTTTCAGCACAGAAGAGAAGAACAGTCTCTACTATGCGCTTTTGCTGAAGGACGTCGGCAACGAAGAGATCCTTGGGCTGCGCTGCGACCGGGGCGCCAGCATCGTCAGCAAGCTCGGAATGGGCTCATTGGCTGCCGATGCCATCAACAATCTCGAGGAGCACTGGGACGGATCGGGCACGCCCTACGGCCTGTGTGGAAGCGAGATTCCCCGGCTGGCAAGAGTTGCGGCCATCGCCCAGCACCTTGATATGTTTTCCATCGGCAGAAATTCCAGAATCGCGCTCGAAACCCTGCAGGAGTGGAGTGGAAGCTGGTTTGACCCGCAACTTGTAGATGTAGTGGTTGCTCTGGACGAGCGGAATGCCCTCTGGGATGGATGCAGTGCCAGCCACAGCATCGAGGAGGCCCGCGCCCTGGTCCTCTCGCTCGACCCGCACCGGCGCCACCATCTGGACGACGATCAGATCGATCGGATCTGCGAAGCGTTTGCGGAGATTGTCGACGCGAAGTCGCACTTCACCTTCCGTCACTCGATCGGCGTGGCAGAGACGGCACGCGGCATCGCCGAGGCTCTGCACCTCAGGCCCGATCGCATACGCCTGGTCTGGCGCGCGGCCCTTCTGCACGATCTTGGCAAGCTCAGTATCTCCAACAAGATTCTGGACAAGACCAGCAAGCTTACCGACGCGGAGTGGGATATCGTAAAGCAGCATCCTGGGCTTACCCGCAGAATCCTCGAGCAGATCGCTCCCTTCCAGGAGATCGCCATTGTCGCCGGAGAGCATCATGAGAAGCTCGATGGCAGCGGATATCCCAACCGGCTCACAGCGAAGGACCTTTCGCTGGAGTCGCGCATCATCGCTGTCGCTGACGTCTACAGTGCGCTCTCTGAGGATCGTCCCTATCGGGCCGGGCTTAACCTCTCACAGATTCTTCCCATTCTGAATGGCCTCGCCGGACGGCAGGTCGACAAAGACTGCGTTGAGGCTCTGCTGAGCTATCTGACGACCCATCGGCCGCTGGAGATGGATGCCCAGATGGCCGCGGCTGCACGCCTGACGCGATTCTGCGCCTGAGTACTGCCTCCTCCAACAGACCTTCGTTTTACTGTTTTGCGCCTGGAGACGGGGCGTTTTCCTCTGTTGCAGGCTCTTCAGGGGTCGCGGCTGCGCTCGAATTTGCACTGCTGGCCAGGTACTGCAGCAGCTCTATCGGAACTGTCGCCGTAAGAATGGCGCGGTCCTTGCGATGATCCATCTTGATGGAGCCGAGCAGGCGAAGGATCTCCGCATCCTGCTGGTTTCGCGGCTGCACCTGCTGAACTGACTTCAGAAGCCCCAGGAGCATCGCGAGCTTTTGGGAGGCCTCAGCCGCCTGTGCCTCCGTCGGGGAGATCTCCTCGATGCGCAGCCGCAGATTCCCCGTATAGCGAAGGCTGGCGACAAAGGTCGTGTCCTCCGGCAAAGGAAGCTGAAGGCCGAACAGGCTGATGTATCCGCGGTCGGAGAAGGGAAGGCCGATGTGTCCAATGCCCCATGCGCTCGAAAGAATAGGAACATCGCGGTAACGCGCCGAGAGCAGCGATGAGCCGGAGAAGGGAGAGGCCGCCCAGCGATGACGATCCAGGATGGAGTGGATCTGCTCCTCGGTGGGCATGTTCGACGCCGCGATGGAGTCGTAGCCGAGTTGCGCTACCCGTAGCGATCTCTTTTGGCCGTCGTCGTCGATAGAGATGGTATAGACGGTATGTCCGGCGTAGGTCTCGCGTGCGCTCGCAATCGAATCGAGATAGTGTGCGAGCTTCTCGCCATCGAACCTGCCCTCAAAGACCTCGGAGTATCCGACCGGGCCATTCGGCCCATTGGGGTCGTCCATGCGATGCAGGGCGAAGGCCACATCATCGATGTCCCGCTCGGGAACGATGCCGGTGGCATCGATGAACTGCTGATACTCCGGAGCGCGCTTGACCGGCGTACGGTCGAAGTGGGTTGCCAGCCGCAGCGGCTTCAGGTTGAAGTACACGATCGCGTCGGACTCCGGTAGCAGCCGCGCTGCCTCTGGGGGCGCAGCCTTGCGCAACAGGATGGCGACGATCAGCGCGACGATGAGTGCCGCTACCAGCAGCAGGGAATATCGTGTGGGTTTACGCATCGTGACGGGAGGTTCGCAGGCGATCAGGCATTCTGTTGTTTCTACTCTGTCTAACGTCAGAGAGCAATGAATCTATTCCGTGATGGCGAAGGTATAGATTTTGCCTCCGTTGGTGATGTTGCCGGTTCCCGGAGGCAGAATACCGTATTCGCCACCTCCGACAGAGGCGTCCACCGTGAATCGCCAGGTCCTCGGTCCTGCTTTCTCCGGATGAAATTCGACCTCATCGCGCTGCGCCCCGCTGGTGGAATGGAAGACGCCTCCGGTGATGGAGCGGAACTCGCGATTGTCCGAGTGCACGCGGAAGCGGAGAAAATCGTATTCGGCGATGTCCACGCTCGGAGGAGCGTAGATCAGAATCTCTACGGGAGCCTGAAGAGCGAGCTTCGATTCGCGTCCGTTAAGGTGCCCGTTGCGATCCTGCTTGATAATTCCGTGAGTCGCTGTCGACTTCAGCCATCCTCCCGACTTGATGTGGACGACCTCGGTCT is a window of Edaphobacter sp. 12200R-103 DNA encoding:
- a CDS encoding HD domain-containing phosphohydrolase, with protein sequence MGETSASFQKGSSESEESISLSQVLSALSFAIELTDGAMHGHSLRSCLLGMRIATEAGFSTEEKNSLYYALLLKDVGNEEILGLRCDRGASIVSKLGMGSLAADAINNLEEHWDGSGTPYGLCGSEIPRLARVAAIAQHLDMFSIGRNSRIALETLQEWSGSWFDPQLVDVVVALDERNALWDGCSASHSIEEARALVLSLDPHRRHHLDDDQIDRICEAFAEIVDAKSHFTFRHSIGVAETARGIAEALHLRPDRIRLVWRAALLHDLGKLSISNKILDKTSKLTDAEWDIVKQHPGLTRRILEQIAPFQEIAIVAGEHHEKLDGSGYPNRLTAKDLSLESRIIAVADVYSALSEDRPYRAGLNLSQILPILNGLAGRQVDKDCVEALLSYLTTHRPLEMDAQMAAAARLTRFCA